One part of the Phacochoerus africanus isolate WHEZ1 chromosome 7, ROS_Pafr_v1, whole genome shotgun sequence genome encodes these proteins:
- the AMIGO2 gene encoding amphoterin-induced protein 2, producing MSLRLRALPTLPRVVRPGCRELLCLLVITVTVSRGTSGVCPTACICATDIVSCTNKNLSKVPGNLFRLIKRLDLSYNRIGLLDSEWLPVSFVKLNTLIIRHNNITSISTDSFSTTPNLKCLDLSSNKLKTVKSAVFQELKVLEVLLLYNNHISYLDPSAFGGLPHLQKLYLSGNFLTQFPMDLYLGRFKLSELMFLDVSYNRISSLPMHHINLVPGKQLRGIYLHGNPFVCDCSLYSLLIFWYRRRFSSVMDFKNDYTCRLWSDTRHFHQVLLLQDSFLNCSDSIVNGSFRALGFIHEAQVGERLIVHCDSKTGNSNTDFLWVGPDNRVLEPEKEMKNFHVFPNGSLVIESPRFEDAGVYSCIAMNRQRLLNETVDVTINVSNFTMNRSHAHEAFNTAFTTLAACVASIVLVLLYLYLTPCPCKCKPKRQKHMLNQSSVQASILAPGPDSDAPADERKASAGKRVVFLEPLKDTAAGQNGKVRLFPSETVIAEGILKSSRVKSDSDSVNSVFSDTPFVAST from the coding sequence ATGTCTTTACGTTTACGCGCACTGCCCACCCTGCCTAGAGTTGTCAGACCGGGCTGCAGGGAACTGCTGTGTTTGTTGGTGATCACGGTGACTGTGAGTCGTGGCACCTCCGGGGTGTGCCCCACCGCTTGTATCTGTGCCACTGACATCGTGAGCTGCACCAACAAAAACCTGTCCAAGGTGCCTGGGAACCTTTTCAGGCTGATTAAGAGGCTGGATCTGAGTTATAACAGAATCGGGCTTCTGGATTCTGAGTGGCTGCCGGTTTCCTTTGTAAAGTTGAACACCCTCATTATTCGTCATAACAACATCACGAGCATTTCCACGGACAGTTTCTCCACAACTCCAAATCTGAAGTGTCTTGACTTATCATCCAACAAGCTAAAGACCGTGAAGAGTGCCGTGTTCCAGGAGTTGAAGGTTCTGGAAGTGCTCCTGCTTTACAACAATCACATTTCCTATCTTGATCCTTCAGCATTTGGAGGGCTCCCCCACTTGCAAAAACTCTACTTAAGTGGAAACTTCCTCACGCAGTTTCCTATGGACTTGTACCTTGGAAGGTTCAAGCTGTCAGAACTGATGTTTCTAGATGTTTCTTATAACCGGATCTCCTCCTTGCCAATGCATCATATAAATTTAGTGCCAGGAAAGCAGCTGAGAGGCATCTACCTTCATGGGAACCCATTTGTCTGTGACTGTTCTCTTTACTCATTGCTGATCTTTTGGTATCGTAGGCGCTTTAGCTCAGTGATGGATTTTAAGAATGATTATACCTGTCGCCTGTGGTCTGACACCAGGCACTTCCATCAGGTGCTTCTGCTCCAGGATAGCTTTCTGAATTGCTCTGACAGTATCGTCAATGGTTCCTTCCGTGCACTTGGCTTTATTCACGAGGCTCAAGTGGGGGAAAGGCTAATTGTTCACTGTGACAGCAAgactgggaactccaataccgATTTCCTGTGGGTCGGTCCGGATAACAGAGTGCTGGAGCCCgagaaagagatgaaaaactTTCACGTGTTTCCCAATGGGAGTCTGGTTATAGAGAGTCCTCGGTTTGAGGACGCCGGCGTGTATTCCTGTATTGCCATGAATCGGCAGCGGCTGTTAAATGAAACTGTGGACGTCACCATCAACGTGAGCAACTTCACCATGAACAGATCCCATGCCCACGAGGCGTTTAACACAGCTTTCACCACCCTGGCAGCCTGCGTGGCCAGCATTGTTTTAGTACTTCTGTACCTCTATCTGACACCGTGCCCGTGCAAGTGTAAACCCAAGAGACAAAAACATATGCTAAACCAAAGCAGTGTCCAGGCGTCTATTCTCGCGCCCGGCCCCGACAGCGATGCCCCGGCTGATGAACGGAAGGCAAGTGCTGGTAAAAGAGTGGTGTTTTTGGAACCCCTGAAGGATACTGCAGCAGGGCAGAATGGGAAAGTCAGGCTCTTTCCCAGTGAAACGGTTATAGCGGAGGGCATCTTAAAGTCCTCCAGGGTGAAATCTGACTCAGATTCTGTCAACTCAGTGTTTTCAGACACACCCTTTGTGGCGTCCACTTAA